From the genome of Pseudosulfitobacter sp. DSM 107133, one region includes:
- the repA gene encoding plasmid partitioning protein RepA, with the protein MSSAEPRIDFLVGEHARMLSERLQAHRAQLFPPDAKRVLRKFTSGEAADLLGVKDAYLRKLHLDGRGPSPEVRAGGRRYYSPSDLQDLREMLELGTKTPGTYLPGRREGDHLQVITVINFKGGSGKTTTAAHLAQKMALDGYRVLAIDLDPQASLSALHGFQPEFDLLDGGTLYDAIRYDDPLPLGDVIQKTYFTNLNIVPGNLDLMEFEHDTPRALMQRDSNLFFTRVGDALATVEEDYDVVVIDCPPTLGYLTMSALSAATAVLVTAHPQMLDIMSMCQFLLMVSNLLGVVADAGGDMNYDWLRYVVTRYEPGDGPQNQMVGFMRNMFGDHVLNHTVLKSTAISDAGITKQTLYEVEKGQFTRATYERAMESLNAVNSEIEALVQAAWGRTNGA; encoded by the coding sequence ATGAGCAGCGCGGAGCCACGCATTGACTTTTTGGTGGGCGAACATGCCCGCATGCTGTCCGAAAGGTTGCAGGCGCATCGTGCGCAACTGTTTCCGCCGGATGCCAAACGGGTCTTGCGCAAGTTCACCTCGGGCGAGGCTGCGGACCTCTTGGGCGTCAAGGACGCCTATCTGCGCAAATTGCATCTGGACGGACGCGGCCCCTCGCCCGAAGTGCGGGCCGGCGGGCGGCGGTATTATTCGCCTTCCGATCTGCAAGACCTGCGCGAAATGCTTGAGTTAGGGACGAAAACGCCCGGCACCTATCTGCCCGGACGGCGTGAGGGCGATCATCTTCAGGTGATTACCGTCATCAATTTCAAGGGCGGGTCGGGCAAGACCACAACTGCCGCGCATCTGGCGCAAAAGATGGCGCTGGACGGCTACCGCGTGCTGGCCATCGACCTTGACCCGCAGGCCAGCCTGTCGGCGCTGCACGGATTCCAGCCCGAGTTCGACCTGCTGGACGGCGGCACGCTATATGATGCCATCCGCTATGACGATCCGCTTCCCTTGGGCGACGTGATCCAGAAAACCTATTTCACCAATCTCAACATCGTTCCGGGCAATCTGGACCTGATGGAGTTTGAACACGACACCCCGCGTGCGCTGATGCAACGCGATAGCAATCTTTTCTTTACCAGAGTCGGCGACGCGCTTGCCACTGTAGAGGAGGATTACGACGTGGTTGTGATAGATTGCCCGCCCACCCTTGGATACCTGACAATGTCGGCCCTGTCGGCCGCCACAGCTGTGCTGGTTACGGCCCATCCGCAAATGCTGGACATCATGTCGATGTGCCAGTTCCTGCTGATGGTATCGAACCTGCTGGGCGTGGTCGCCGATGCGGGGGGCGACATGAACTATGACTGGCTGCGCTATGTGGTCACCCGCTACGAGCCGGGCGACGGGCCGCAGAACCAGATGGTCGGGTTCATGCGCAACATGTTCGGCGATCATGTGCTGAACCATACGGTTCTGAAATCCACTGCGATTTCGGACGCAGGCATTACCAAACAAACCCTGTACGAGGTGGAAAAGGGCCAGTTCACCCGCGCAACCTATGAACGCGCGATGGAAAGCCTGAACGCGGTCAACAGCGAAATCGAAGCACTGGTGCAAGCAGCATGGGGGCGGACAAATGGCGCGTAA
- the repB gene encoding plasmid partitioning protein RepB, whose protein sequence is MARKDLMNGLMNSPEVSSDSDARVDASKPRYSTGAIGAVSRSIEDLKRRAIVDVDPRMVDDAGLRDRLDRDDAELAGLIQSIRDHGQQVPVLLRFNPNYEGRYQVVYGRRRVAALKALGQPVKALIRNLDDKALVLAQGQENTARKELSFIEKANFARQMEEARYDRKAMCDALSLDKTVISRMLEVAKSVPLPLIEAIGAAPRAGRGRWMELAKGLEGRDLVKAAVGDTSDARFEAVMAALTPPKRPARPAPVIDKVAATDGTPLAEVTRRGNATTVKLPTKTSRGFDQWLIDHLPEIHRNWKNQTGE, encoded by the coding sequence ATGGCGCGTAAAGATCTGATGAACGGGTTGATGAACAGCCCCGAGGTTTCCAGTGACAGTGATGCGCGCGTCGATGCATCCAAGCCGCGGTATTCGACCGGGGCCATCGGTGCGGTCAGCCGCTCGATCGAGGATCTGAAACGCCGCGCGATTGTCGATGTTGATCCGCGCATGGTGGACGATGCCGGCCTGCGTGACAGGCTGGACCGTGACGATGCCGAACTGGCCGGCCTGATCCAGTCGATCCGCGACCATGGCCAGCAGGTGCCGGTGCTGTTGCGGTTCAATCCCAATTACGAGGGCCGCTATCAGGTGGTCTATGGCCGTCGCCGCGTGGCCGCGCTGAAGGCGCTTGGCCAGCCAGTCAAGGCGCTGATCCGCAATCTGGACGACAAGGCGCTGGTTCTGGCGCAGGGCCAGGAAAACACCGCGCGCAAGGAGTTGTCGTTTATCGAAAAGGCGAACTTTGCGCGGCAGATGGAAGAGGCCCGCTATGACCGCAAGGCGATGTGCGATGCGCTGTCTTTGGACAAGACGGTGATTTCACGCATGCTTGAGGTGGCCAAATCGGTGCCGCTGCCGCTGATCGAGGCGATTGGCGCCGCCCCCCGTGCGGGCCGTGGCCGCTGGATGGAGCTGGCCAAGGGGCTGGAGGGGCGCGATCTGGTCAAGGCCGCCGTCGGAGACACCTCTGACGCGCGGTTTGAGGCGGTGATGGCCGCCCTGACCCCGCCCAAGCGTCCGGCCCGCCCTGCGCCCGTGATCGACAAGGTGGCCGCCACCGACGGCACGCCGCTGGCCGAAGTGACCCGGCGCGGCAATGCCACGACGGTCAAGCTGCCGACAAAGACATCCAGGGGGTTCGATCAATGGCTGATCGACCACTTGCCCGAGATTCACCGCAACTGGAAAAACCAGACCGGCGAATGA
- the repC gene encoding plasmid replication protein RepC, with product MDVFTTTPFGQRPLTAALVKRATEAQQPPSVAHIDKWALFRDLCAARQAFDVTDRDLTVLNALLSFHKAKSLSDNDNLVVYPSNRALGERAHGMAESTLRRHLSALSAAGLIQRHDSPNGKRYAARDRSGDVVRAFGFDLRPLLVRARQITHAAAEAHAAAERMRRLREEVSLTKRDALKLCLYAQENGLSGDWSEVEARLLVLHKAMRRKLSAQDLFELLEMAKEVLRHVHSMLETDNLSGNDRQNERHYQNSNPDSSDFEPRFEKARGERVARPEPDSEKPAVQSCPPALPLGLVLKACPDILPYAGDKITHWHQLVAVAGHVRGMMGITLDAWQHAQRDMGPEVAAITVAAILQRVSDISAPGGYLRALSRKAAEGTFSPGPMVMALLNRRAA from the coding sequence ATGGACGTATTTACAACGACGCCCTTCGGGCAGCGGCCGCTGACGGCTGCCCTGGTGAAACGGGCCACCGAGGCGCAACAGCCACCCAGCGTGGCGCATATCGACAAATGGGCGCTGTTTCGCGATCTGTGCGCGGCGCGTCAGGCCTTTGATGTGACAGACCGCGATCTGACCGTGCTGAACGCGCTGTTGTCCTTTCACAAGGCCAAATCGCTGTCGGATAACGACAACCTGGTGGTCTATCCGTCGAATCGGGCATTGGGCGAGCGGGCGCACGGCATGGCCGAAAGCACCCTGCGCCGCCATCTGAGCGCGCTGAGCGCCGCCGGCCTGATCCAGCGCCACGACAGCCCGAATGGCAAGCGTTACGCAGCACGGGACCGCTCTGGCGATGTGGTGCGTGCGTTCGGCTTTGATCTGCGCCCCTTGCTGGTGCGCGCGCGCCAGATCACCCATGCTGCCGCCGAAGCCCATGCCGCTGCCGAACGGATGCGCCGGTTGCGTGAGGAAGTCAGTCTGACCAAGCGCGACGCGCTGAAACTGTGTCTCTATGCACAGGAAAACGGGCTGTCAGGGGATTGGAGCGAGGTCGAGGCACGGCTGTTGGTGTTGCACAAGGCGATGCGCCGCAAGCTGTCTGCGCAGGATTTGTTCGAGCTTCTGGAGATGGCAAAAGAGGTTCTACGTCACGTCCATTCGATGCTGGAAACAGATAATTTGAGCGGCAATGACCGTCAAAATGAGCGGCACTATCAGAATTCAAACCCAGACTCTTCTGATTTTGAACCCCGCTTTGAAAAGGCAAGGGGCGAACGGGTGGCCAGACCGGAACCGGACAGCGAAAAGCCGGCGGTGCAATCGTGCCCCCCTGCCCTGCCCCTTGGGTTGGTGTTGAAAGCCTGTCCCGATATCCTGCCCTATGCGGGCGACAAGATCACCCATTGGCACCAGCTGGTTGCGGTTGCGGGACATGTTCGGGGCATGATGGGGATTACCCTGGATGCCTGGCAACATGCGCAACGTGACATGGGCCCGGAAGTGGCGGCGATTACGGTTGCGGCGATTCTGCAGCGTGTCAGCGACATTTCAGCGCCCGGCGGCTATCTGCGTGCACTGTCGCGCAAGGCAGCCGAGGGCACATTCTCGCCCGGGCCGATGGTGATGGCGCTGCTGAACAGGCGTGCAGCGTGA
- the repA gene encoding plasmid partitioning protein RepA, with the protein MISVTPFEADRPSALATDISERLNAAIREHLLSAFAPDNTKSLRRFSAPEAAEMLGVSGQFMRKGHADGSIPEPSEIRGGRRYYTAQEIWEARQILEQSSRKKGRYVPRRTGDEKLQVWQLMNFKGGSSKSTTSIHLAHYLALRGYRVLVVDLDPQGSLTSMCGISPEIEFDGLTVYDAIRYDDPVPMADVVVPTYFPGLSLAPARLMLSEFETESAIHSSPDQAFFTRIRNAIAQVEADFDIVLMDSPPQLGFLTIAGMAAASSLIVPLTPSMLDVSSTAQFLELAGAYMGVIEDAGATLQYDNFKFLITRDEPTDVPSQQLTSFMRALFQDRVMSATALKSTAISDATMLKQSIYEVVRSEMTRATYDRAKGSMDAVGQEIETMIHQAWGRS; encoded by the coding sequence ATGATTTCCGTGACACCTTTTGAAGCAGATCGCCCCTCGGCGCTGGCAACCGATATTTCCGAACGGCTGAACGCTGCCATCCGCGAACATCTGCTGTCGGCTTTTGCGCCGGACAACACCAAATCTCTGCGCCGGTTTTCTGCGCCCGAGGCCGCTGAAATGCTGGGCGTTTCGGGGCAGTTCATGCGCAAGGGCCATGCAGACGGATCCATCCCCGAGCCTTCTGAAATACGCGGCGGGCGCCGGTATTACACGGCACAGGAAATTTGGGAGGCGCGTCAGATCCTTGAGCAATCCTCGCGCAAAAAGGGGCGTTATGTGCCCCGCCGCACGGGCGATGAAAAGCTTCAGGTCTGGCAGTTGATGAACTTCAAGGGCGGATCAAGCAAAAGCACGACCAGCATCCACCTGGCGCATTATCTGGCCTTGCGGGGCTATCGTGTGCTGGTGGTCGACCTTGATCCGCAAGGGTCGCTGACATCCATGTGCGGCATCAGCCCCGAGATCGAGTTCGACGGGCTGACGGTCTATGATGCGATCCGCTATGACGATCCGGTGCCGATGGCGGATGTGGTAGTGCCGACCTATTTTCCGGGGCTGTCGCTGGCCCCTGCCCGCTTGATGTTGTCCGAGTTCGAGACGGAATCGGCCATTCATTCCAGCCCCGACCAGGCGTTTTTCACGCGCATCCGCAACGCAATTGCGCAGGTCGAGGCCGACTTTGATATTGTGTTGATGGACAGTCCGCCACAGCTGGGGTTTCTGACAATTGCGGGTATGGCTGCGGCCAGTTCGTTGATTGTGCCGCTGACACCGTCCATGCTGGACGTGTCGTCGACGGCGCAGTTTCTTGAGCTGGCCGGTGCCTATATGGGCGTGATCGAGGATGCCGGTGCGACGCTGCAATATGACAACTTCAAATTTCTGATCACGCGCGACGAGCCGACAGATGTGCCGTCGCAACAGCTGACCTCGTTCATGCGGGCGCTGTTTCAGGATCGTGTGATGTCGGCCACTGCATTGAAAAGCACAGCAATCAGCGACGCAACGATGCTTAAGCAATCCATCTATGAGGTGGTGCGATCCGAGATGACACGCGCCACCTATGATCGTGCAAAAGGGTCAATGGACGCTGTCGGACAGGAGATTGAAACCATGATTCATCAAGCATGGGGGCGCTCATAA
- the repB gene encoding plasmid partitioning protein RepB encodes MARKSLKDMSGIASTIARSGAPATDKPARTGAPALGALQGALGAIREIDPAMIDDWGPVDRMDEFTTVNPEDDDDSFEALKESIQQGGQQVPILLRRAGNEGRFQAIYGRRRLKACRELGIKVRANVQDIDDATALLAKGLENAARRNLSFYEKARFAEAIQAAGHDGLTARRVLNLSASGLSHLTKVTQNVPAAVGNALGAAPKSGRPKWTALAELFAAHKLSEDAALEILAEARPTLASDERLDRLLKVVAGRSAAKGAAAEENVILTGVAVKSGPAALVVTVKKSGESAGFAAWLEDHLGDILQSAHAEFTAVNSAD; translated from the coding sequence ATGGCACGCAAATCGCTGAAAGACATGTCAGGCATTGCCAGCACGATTGCGCGTTCGGGTGCGCCTGCCACTGACAAACCGGCACGTACCGGCGCGCCTGCCCTTGGGGCCTTGCAGGGCGCGCTGGGGGCCATCCGCGAGATTGATCCGGCCATGATTGACGATTGGGGCCCGGTGGATCGGATGGACGAGTTTACAACTGTAAACCCGGAAGACGATGACGACAGCTTTGAGGCGCTGAAAGAAAGCATTCAACAGGGTGGCCAGCAGGTGCCGATCCTGTTGCGGCGCGCGGGGAACGAGGGCCGGTTTCAGGCGATTTACGGCAGGCGGCGGCTGAAAGCCTGTCGCGAACTTGGGATCAAGGTGCGGGCTAACGTTCAGGATATTGACGACGCCACGGCGCTGTTGGCCAAAGGATTGGAAAACGCGGCGCGGCGCAATCTGTCGTTTTATGAAAAGGCGCGGTTTGCAGAGGCGATCCAGGCCGCGGGCCACGACGGTCTGACGGCGCGCAGGGTTCTGAACCTGTCGGCGTCCGGTCTGTCGCATCTGACAAAAGTCACGCAGAACGTGCCCGCCGCAGTTGGCAACGCGCTGGGGGCGGCGCCCAAATCCGGGCGGCCGAAGTGGACCGCTCTGGCCGAGCTTTTTGCAGCGCACAAGCTGAGTGAAGACGCCGCGTTGGAGATACTGGCAGAGGCCAGGCCGACGCTGGCGTCAGATGAACGTCTGGACAGGCTGCTGAAAGTGGTTGCTGGCCGGTCTGCCGCGAAAGGCGCAGCGGCTGAGGAGAACGTGATTTTGACGGGCGTTGCGGTTAAGTCCGGTCCGGCAGCCCTGGTGGTAACTGTGAAAAAGTCGGGCGAAAGTGCCGGTTTTGCCGCCTGGCTTGAGGATCATCTGGGCGATATTCTCCAGTCGGCCCATGCCGAGTTTACAGCTGTAAACAGTGCGGATTAA
- a CDS encoding tyrosine-type recombinase/integrase: protein MEQGPQMVKPAKPPKQDTRTAAHAADTALALPTDVAGSGNLERLVDTARTYAQAAASDNTRKAYARDWAHFTRWCRMKGISPLPAAPAMIALYLTDLATPTDNSPARSVSTIERRLSGLGWNYAQRGDTLDRKDWHIVSVLAGIKRKHARPPVQKEAILAQDIRAMIATLPYDLRGLRDRAILLLGYAGGLRRSEIVALDFARDDTPDNGGWVEILDQGVVLTLNTKTGWREVEVARGSSEQTCPVHALEQWRHYSKRDFGPLFVRISRDGNRALDARLSDKHVARLIKQTVLDAGIRSDLPEKERLALYSGHSLRAGLASSAEADERHVQHQLGHTSAEMTRRYQRRRDRFRVNLTKAAGL, encoded by the coding sequence ATGGAACAAGGCCCGCAAATGGTCAAACCCGCCAAACCGCCCAAGCAAGACACCCGTACCGCTGCCCATGCTGCAGACACGGCACTTGCGCTGCCGACAGATGTGGCAGGCTCGGGCAATCTTGAACGGCTTGTAGACACGGCACGAACCTACGCGCAGGCTGCCGCCTCGGACAACACCCGAAAGGCCTATGCACGGGACTGGGCCCATTTCACCCGTTGGTGCCGGATGAAGGGCATCTCCCCCCTGCCCGCCGCACCTGCGATGATTGCCCTTTATCTGACCGATCTGGCCACGCCCACGGACAACAGCCCTGCCCGTTCGGTTTCCACCATCGAACGACGGCTGTCCGGTCTGGGCTGGAACTATGCGCAACGCGGCGACACTCTGGACCGCAAGGACTGGCATATCGTCAGCGTTCTGGCCGGCATCAAACGCAAACATGCCCGCCCCCCCGTGCAAAAAGAAGCCATCCTTGCGCAAGACATCCGCGCCATGATCGCCACCCTGCCCTATGACCTGCGCGGCCTGCGTGACCGTGCCATTCTGCTTTTGGGCTATGCCGGTGGCCTGCGACGCTCTGAAATCGTCGCGCTGGATTTTGCCAGGGACGACACACCGGACAACGGCGGCTGGGTCGAGATTTTGGATCAGGGCGTCGTGCTGACCCTGAACACCAAAACCGGCTGGCGCGAGGTTGAAGTGGCGCGCGGATCGTCTGAACAGACCTGCCCGGTTCATGCGCTGGAACAATGGCGGCACTATTCCAAACGCGATTTCGGCCCCCTGTTCGTGCGCATATCGCGTGATGGCAATCGGGCCCTGGACGCACGGTTGTCTGACAAACATGTCGCCCGCCTGATCAAACAGACGGTGCTGGACGCAGGCATTCGCAGTGACCTGCCCGAAAAAGAACGCCTTGCCCTCTACTCGGGCCACTCCCTGCGCGCCGGTCTGGCGTCGTCAGCCGAAGCCGACGAACGCCATGTGCAACACCAGCTTGGCCACACCTCGGCGGAAATGACCCGCCGCTATCAGCGCCGACGCGATCGTTTCCGCGTGAACCTGACCAAAGCCGCGGGGCTTTAA
- a CDS encoding RidA family protein, which produces MKALTPDTLPAPFGAYAHGVQAGRLIATSGQLALAADGNIPASVTAQTELCFENIRAILAAAGADFSHVIRFTGYVTRRADFTAYMAVRDALVRDLAVKPASTLLIVTGFTRPEFLVEVEALAMTPH; this is translated from the coding sequence ATGAAAGCCCTGACACCTGATACACTGCCCGCCCCTTTTGGCGCATACGCACATGGCGTGCAGGCGGGACGTCTGATCGCCACCTCTGGCCAACTGGCGCTGGCGGCTGACGGCAACATTCCCGCCAGTGTCACCGCGCAGACAGAACTGTGTTTCGAAAACATCCGTGCCATTCTGGCCGCCGCGGGCGCCGATTTTTCGCATGTCATTCGCTTTACCGGCTACGTCACCCGCCGCGCAGACTTTACCGCCTATATGGCAGTGCGCGACGCATTGGTGCGTGACCTCGCAGTCAAACCCGCCTCGACCCTGCTGATCGTCACAGGATTTACCCGCCCCGAATTTCTGGTCGAAGTCGAAGCCCTGGCCATGACACCCCACTGA
- a CDS encoding TetR family transcriptional regulator C-terminal domain-containing protein, which yields MTTAKIRRSAINEAIRDAAIREFARNGLAGTSTQAIARSAGISKAQLHYYITSKEDLYQDVLGYIVSHWRELFSLSSSLENPAEAITNYIRRKIEHALEHPEVSRFFANEMARGGPEMGDHWGPLRTSVQEANDTIQGWIDAGNIAPVDPLLFQINMWAVTQHYAEYEAQARALMGAAEGQPMDAERIIAEASALFLRRCGLDENGARI from the coding sequence ATGACCACCGCAAAGATCCGGCGCAGCGCCATCAACGAAGCAATCCGTGATGCGGCCATCCGCGAATTTGCACGCAACGGGCTGGCAGGAACTTCGACACAGGCCATTGCCAGATCAGCGGGGATATCAAAGGCCCAGCTGCACTATTACATCACCTCCAAAGAGGACCTGTACCAAGACGTTCTGGGCTATATCGTGTCGCACTGGCGCGAACTTTTTTCGCTCTCCTCATCGCTGGAAAACCCCGCCGAGGCGATCACCAATTACATCCGCCGCAAGATCGAACACGCGCTGGAACATCCCGAAGTCTCGCGCTTTTTTGCCAATGAAATGGCCCGCGGAGGGCCGGAAATGGGCGACCACTGGGGCCCGCTGCGCACCTCGGTTCAAGAGGCAAATGATACCATTCAGGGCTGGATCGACGCCGGAAACATCGCACCCGTCGATCCGCTGTTGTTCCAGATCAACATGTGGGCGGTCACGCAGCACTATGCCGAGTATGAAGCACAGGCGCGCGCGCTGATGGGCGCCGCCGAAGGTCAGCCGATGGACGCCGAACGGATCATCGCCGAGGCCAGCGCATTGTTCCTGCGCCGCTGCGGTCTGGATGAAAACGGGGCACGCATATGA